In a genomic window of Shouchella clausii:
- a CDS encoding (S)-benzoin forming benzil reductase, translating into MKHIIITGTSRGIGESLAIQLMDRNHHLICISRTTNQRVIDQAKEMECGIDYFNYDLTHIQDIDQLFEDIFRQIDLYSNDEAIYLINNAAMLTPVSPIERIKTERIIENIHLNLLAPMIITANYLKRTKDMNVDKRILNISSASAKYLLPSQSCYSTAKAGLDSFTKSIDIEQKLVTYPAKVAAVYPGMIDTHLQSEIRSVSKDLFPYVNEFTQLSEEGKLQTPEYTAHKLIEILLSEDFGKTVVIESIAQ; encoded by the coding sequence TTGAAACATATTATTATTACAGGTACATCAAGAGGAATCGGTGAATCTTTGGCTATTCAATTAATGGATAGGAACCACCATCTAATATGTATATCCAGAACGACGAATCAACGGGTTATCGATCAAGCAAAGGAAATGGAGTGCGGAATAGACTATTTTAATTATGATTTAACCCATATTCAAGATATCGACCAACTGTTCGAAGACATCTTCAGACAAATTGATTTGTATTCCAACGATGAAGCCATCTATCTCATCAATAATGCTGCCATGTTGACACCTGTGAGCCCAATTGAACGGATAAAAACTGAGAGAATAATAGAGAACATCCATTTAAATCTATTAGCACCGATGATCATAACCGCAAACTATCTTAAACGTACCAAGGATATGAATGTGGACAAAAGAATTCTAAATATATCCTCAGCATCTGCTAAATATTTATTACCCTCACAAAGCTGTTACAGCACTGCAAAAGCTGGTTTAGACTCTTTTACAAAGAGTATAGACATTGAACAGAAGCTCGTTACATATCCTGCAAAAGTAGCTGCTGTATATCCAGGCATGATCGATACCCATTTACAATCGGAAATCAGATCCGTAAGTAAGGACCTTTTCCCATATGTTAATGAGTTCACTCAACTTTCTGAGGAAGGGAAACTACAAACGCCTGAATACACTGCTCACAAATTAATAGAGATTCTATTAAGTGAAGATTTTGGAAAGACTGTTGTGATCGAATCGATTGCTCAATAA
- a CDS encoding Ltp family lipoprotein gives MAKEKVKKPFYKKWWVWVIAIIIIGAAVNGINDENVDSNQAESKPAVTESAKGTSEEKEDKEEKEEKEEESENEEAKAEDDVPAEYNSALNKAESYAKTMSMSKTAIYDQLTAENGEKFSAEAAEYAMDTLEFDWKANALKKAESYAETMSMSKQGIYDQLISENGEKFTADEAQYAIDNLKADFNKNALEKAKIYQDTMDMSPDAIKDQLTSEHGEKFTQEEADYAIENLDK, from the coding sequence ATGGCAAAGGAAAAAGTTAAAAAGCCATTTTATAAAAAATGGTGGGTTTGGGTAATTGCGATTATTATCATTGGGGCTGCTGTCAATGGCATTAATGATGAAAACGTGGACTCAAACCAAGCTGAAAGTAAGCCGGCTGTTACCGAATCAGCTAAGGGAACGTCAGAAGAGAAAGAAGATAAGGAAGAAAAAGAAGAGAAAGAAGAGGAATCAGAAAATGAAGAGGCGAAAGCAGAGGATGACGTTCCAGCGGAATATAATTCTGCTTTAAATAAAGCAGAATCGTATGCAAAAACGATGAGCATGTCCAAAACTGCTATTTATGACCAATTAACTGCAGAAAACGGTGAAAAGTTTTCCGCAGAAGCTGCTGAGTATGCAATGGATACTCTTGAATTTGACTGGAAAGCAAATGCTTTAAAAAAGGCTGAATCGTACGCAGAAACGATGAGCATGTCAAAACAAGGAATTTATGACCAGCTGATTTCTGAAAACGGTGAGAAATTTACTGCCGACGAAGCACAGTACGCAATTGACAATTTAAAGGCCGATTTTAATAAAAATGCGTTGGAAAAAGCAAAAATTTATCAAGACACAATGGATATGTCACCAGACGCGATAAAAGACCAATTGACTTCTGAACACGGTGAAAAATTTACACAAGAAGAAGCCGATTATGCTATTGAAAATTTAGATAAATAA
- a CDS encoding ArsR/SmtB family transcription factor, with product MDPIEVFKALSNESRLQILQWLKEPEKHFVPHEGVDMREIGVCVSQVTDKLNMTQSTASQYLSILQRAGLIRTERIGKYTYYKRDEEKISELAAYLNQKL from the coding sequence ATGGATCCAATTGAAGTGTTCAAGGCGTTGTCTAACGAGTCGAGGTTACAGATTTTACAGTGGCTTAAGGAGCCGGAAAAACATTTTGTGCCCCATGAAGGAGTGGATATGAGGGAAATCGGGGTGTGTGTCAGTCAAGTGACGGATAAGTTGAACATGACACAATCGACAGCGTCGCAGTATTTGTCCATTCTACAGCGGGCCGGACTGATTCGAACTGAGCGGATCGGCAAATACACGTACTACAAACGAGACGAAGAGAAGATCAGCGAGTTGGCTGCATATTTGAATCAGAAACTCTAA
- a CDS encoding cyclic-di-AMP receptor: protein MKLLVCIIDDFYADDVEKDLRKQGYRMTELSSSGGFLRKGSTTFLFGVHESDLEQLQAALKNACLNVESKRQRKDKKTHRYTSFLVPAANATPLFVQT from the coding sequence ATGAAGCTGTTAGTATGCATTATTGATGATTTTTACGCTGATGATGTGGAAAAAGATTTGCGCAAACAAGGGTATCGGATGACCGAACTTTCTAGTTCAGGCGGCTTTTTAAGAAAGGGAAGCACCACGTTTTTGTTTGGCGTTCATGAATCGGACTTGGAACAGCTTCAAGCTGCTCTAAAAAATGCATGCTTAAATGTAGAATCAAAGCGGCAGCGAAAAGATAAAAAGACACATCGTTACACCTCTTTTCTAGTTCCAGCTGCAAACGCAACGCCGTTGTTCGTGCAAACATGA
- a CDS encoding MerR family transcriptional regulator, whose protein sequence is MDETYSIGEFAKLTGIPVRTLHYYEELGLLKPTRQENGHRVYKIEDMVELQKIVSLKSLGFSLSQIGELLKLPKYDQSLVEMLRLQQQALEVKLVKIKQSLDLVGRMIAIVQNEGQLEHPLLFSLIRNMTQEDMQREWVANHLSEYTAETLFDRSAEAIKKMDAETVRFSRDVKRLSKGPSDSQEAETVIGTYVNWAMTYIDEKAIDNFKKLDEEQYTKLDQLVEMPFNERETAWLDKALAHYFSKYMLTEQGELMVKVANAHKAVITTES, encoded by the coding sequence ATGGATGAAACGTATTCAATTGGTGAATTTGCGAAACTGACGGGCATCCCAGTGAGAACGCTCCATTATTATGAGGAGTTGGGACTTCTAAAACCCACTAGACAAGAAAACGGGCATAGGGTATATAAGATCGAGGACATGGTAGAATTACAGAAAATAGTGAGTTTGAAGTCGCTTGGCTTCAGCCTATCTCAAATAGGTGAACTGCTGAAACTTCCCAAATACGATCAATCTCTGGTTGAGATGTTGAGATTGCAACAGCAGGCATTGGAAGTAAAGCTTGTTAAGATAAAACAATCTCTTGACCTGGTAGGCCGCATGATTGCAATCGTTCAGAATGAGGGTCAATTGGAGCACCCGCTATTGTTCAGTCTGATTCGCAATATGACTCAGGAAGACATGCAACGGGAGTGGGTGGCGAACCATCTATCCGAGTATACAGCAGAAACGCTGTTTGATCGATCAGCGGAGGCGATAAAGAAAATGGATGCGGAAACGGTGCGCTTCTCTCGTGATGTCAAACGATTATCGAAAGGTCCGAGCGATTCGCAGGAAGCCGAGACCGTGATCGGTACATACGTGAACTGGGCGATGACTTACATTGATGAGAAGGCAATCGACAATTTCAAAAAATTGGATGAAGAGCAGTACACCAAACTTGATCAGTTAGTGGAGATGCCATTCAATGAAAGGGAGACGGCTTGGCTGGATAAGGCATTGGCACATTATTTTTCTAAATATATGTTGACTGAACAAGGCGAGCTAATGGTAAAAGTGGCGAATGCTCATAAGGCGGTTATTACCACGGAATCATAA
- a CDS encoding MFS transporter: protein MSNTWRVYLLALVTFLVGTSEYVISGILDKISDTMGISVTSAGQLVTIFSFVYAIGTPILMALTAKVERQKLLVWALGIFVVGNVLSFVLPGYASFLAARVIMALGAGMVVVTALDIAAKIATPGKQASAIATVVMGFTASLIIGVPLGRIVAAQFGWKAVFGILALAGLVAMFVLYAIVPRVQGDKPIPLSKQLAFLKNGNVALGLAITFFWLGGYSIAYTYISPYLLDVAGLKEGMLSGVLLAFGIASLLGSKFGGFSTDKWGVFPTLSGGMLLHVIALLLLSLTVTYTQAWLPIVILLILWSFAAWSSGPTQQVNLVRIEPNYSGIMLSLNQSMMQLSMAAGAAIGGVMINRVSLSSITWVGMVGVAIAIVVVTFLRGRISAGSQGTGEYLDEV, encoded by the coding sequence TTGTCTAACACGTGGAGAGTCTATTTATTGGCTTTAGTTACTTTTTTGGTGGGTACATCCGAGTACGTTATTTCCGGCATCTTAGATAAGATCTCGGATACAATGGGTATTTCTGTTACTTCTGCGGGGCAGTTAGTTACGATTTTTTCCTTTGTATACGCCATTGGTACCCCGATCCTTATGGCGTTGACTGCTAAGGTGGAAAGACAAAAACTGCTGGTTTGGGCGCTAGGTATCTTCGTAGTTGGGAATGTACTGTCATTCGTTTTGCCTGGCTATGCATCGTTTCTCGCAGCTCGCGTCATTATGGCTCTAGGCGCAGGAATGGTCGTGGTAACCGCTTTGGACATCGCCGCGAAAATTGCCACCCCAGGCAAACAAGCCAGCGCGATTGCTACAGTAGTGATGGGCTTTACGGCTTCCTTGATTATCGGCGTGCCGCTTGGACGTATCGTTGCAGCACAATTCGGATGGAAAGCTGTTTTTGGTATATTGGCACTGGCCGGTCTGGTGGCTATGTTCGTTCTGTACGCCATCGTTCCCCGAGTTCAAGGGGATAAACCGATTCCGTTGTCCAAGCAACTTGCTTTCTTGAAAAACGGAAACGTAGCGCTAGGGCTTGCGATTACCTTTTTCTGGCTCGGCGGATACTCGATCGCCTACACCTACATTTCACCGTATCTACTTGATGTTGCCGGATTGAAAGAAGGGATGCTGAGTGGAGTGCTGTTGGCGTTCGGCATCGCTAGCCTGCTCGGATCCAAATTTGGCGGTTTCAGTACGGATAAATGGGGGGTATTCCCGACACTGTCAGGGGGAATGCTCTTGCACGTCATAGCGCTGCTTCTCCTCTCTTTAACCGTTACCTATACGCAAGCATGGCTGCCGATTGTCATCCTCTTGATTTTGTGGTCGTTTGCGGCATGGTCTTCCGGTCCAACGCAACAAGTCAATCTAGTTCGGATTGAACCGAATTATTCTGGAATCATGCTAAGTCTGAACCAATCCATGATGCAGTTGTCCATGGCTGCGGGCGCTGCAATCGGAGGCGTCATGATCAACCGTGTGTCTCTATCATCCATTACATGGGTCGGGATGGTTGGAGTCGCTATTGCGATCGTGGTGGTGACGTTTTTGAGGGGGCGAATAAGTGCCGGCAGTCAAGGTACCGGAGAGTATCTGGATGAAGTCTAA
- a CDS encoding peptidase G2 autoproteolytic cleavage domain-containing protein — MKNDEWETYEAKEEDKAFEHLTKTLQQIEDARVVYIDDFIPEGEEESDQTKYFEEALGDGNVKLILGPKRYYATVKLPSRTVLEGQGMELTTIQTPDHAPSYEWTVSVKDKDNGAEYIAVRHLSLDGNRRRGVEPAGGSRSSCLTFHGVKYGWVNNVFAYNSTLHGFDVTSTGLDYHYGGDGTVDSGPSQYVWIDGCKATDWIDDGFTTHHSEYITISNCYAYEPNSRGNANGIEIDDGSRHVLLSNNYSMGCYGGIEIKAHANSSAANNVHILGHISREDTRSYNFRHIGHHTGDDPDSKTAYHITATNLVSLHPNKKRGFQNNTDPRALVISAYTNVSITNFTAIGDLSYDFGNTPVIAIQYKAKNVSLNGINVSHFHNASDAIIVFGGGNRGDHISLSNIHIYDAGKNNGIYVGSGHSNVSISNVNAINSKGEGENAVEAATNSVNISGVSVTGYKSAVRSGGVAYKEPITVIKGGARIASSTGAPSTEQSIILASTSSPTASASKTMVAASSNSHAVGEGAIVLGSAGNSRAQGPRSGILSSSGAVAGQSGGAFGSMVLASNLVANPNGYSVVGGYGASGNPSSANIKWELNSRTGTVRAAGTLSSAQPFTAYAQYFESIDGNPIVTGLLVTLDGDKIRVAEEGDDILGAISETAGVVLGESALYWQGRYLTNEFGGIVYEPQTIRTYDVDEDGNTLPTYTEEVVELPLENPQYDPSLPYTPRSKRKEWNIVGLTGQIHVCVSDSVQPGDYVKANGGIGVPGENGSIKVMRLTKAYDEDKGYGVALCFIK, encoded by the coding sequence ATGAAAAACGACGAATGGGAAACATACGAGGCAAAGGAAGAGGACAAGGCTTTTGAGCATTTGACGAAAACGCTGCAACAAATTGAGGATGCAAGGGTAGTTTACATCGATGACTTTATTCCTGAAGGGGAAGAAGAAAGTGACCAAACGAAGTATTTTGAAGAAGCGTTAGGCGACGGAAATGTCAAACTGATTTTAGGGCCAAAACGGTATTATGCCACTGTCAAGCTACCAAGTCGAACCGTGTTAGAAGGGCAAGGGATGGAATTAACAACGATCCAAACTCCTGATCATGCGCCAAGTTATGAATGGACGGTGTCGGTAAAGGATAAGGACAATGGTGCCGAGTATATTGCCGTTCGTCATCTAAGCTTAGACGGTAACCGCAGAAGGGGCGTCGAGCCAGCCGGGGGCAGCCGTTCCAGTTGCTTAACATTCCATGGTGTAAAGTACGGTTGGGTAAATAATGTATTTGCCTACAACAGCACATTGCATGGATTTGACGTTACGTCGACAGGTCTAGATTACCACTATGGTGGAGATGGAACCGTTGATTCAGGGCCTTCCCAATATGTTTGGATTGATGGCTGTAAAGCAACTGACTGGATCGATGATGGATTTACTACTCACCATAGTGAATACATCACCATTTCCAATTGCTATGCCTATGAACCTAACAGTAGAGGAAATGCAAATGGAATTGAGATCGATGACGGAAGTCGCCATGTGCTTCTATCAAACAATTACTCTATGGGTTGTTATGGGGGTATTGAAATTAAAGCCCATGCCAACTCGAGTGCAGCGAACAATGTCCATATTCTTGGGCACATTTCTAGGGAAGACACACGTAGCTATAACTTCCGCCATATCGGCCATCATACCGGCGATGATCCTGATTCAAAAACGGCCTATCATATTACGGCTACTAATCTCGTGTCGCTGCACCCAAACAAAAAAAGGGGGTTCCAGAACAATACAGATCCCCGTGCTCTTGTGATTAGCGCTTATACGAATGTCAGCATTACCAATTTTACGGCCATTGGCGATCTATCCTACGACTTTGGCAATACGCCTGTCATTGCGATTCAATATAAAGCGAAAAATGTATCCCTTAACGGCATTAACGTAAGCCATTTTCATAACGCTAGCGACGCTATCATTGTATTTGGTGGAGGAAACCGTGGCGACCACATTTCTTTGTCAAATATTCATATTTATGATGCAGGCAAAAATAACGGGATATACGTCGGCAGCGGACATAGCAACGTCTCCATTTCCAATGTGAATGCAATCAATTCTAAGGGAGAGGGAGAAAATGCAGTGGAAGCGGCGACAAACTCTGTCAACATTAGCGGTGTATCCGTGACTGGATACAAGTCTGCTGTCCGCAGCGGTGGCGTCGCCTATAAAGAGCCAATTACAGTGATCAAGGGAGGCGCACGGATCGCTTCAAGTACAGGGGCGCCGTCCACCGAACAATCGATCATACTTGCAAGCACTTCGTCGCCAACAGCTTCTGCTTCTAAAACGATGGTGGCTGCCTCATCTAATTCCCACGCAGTTGGCGAAGGGGCAATCGTGCTAGGAAGTGCAGGCAATTCACGGGCGCAAGGACCTCGGAGCGGCATCCTTAGCTCCAGCGGCGCAGTTGCTGGACAGTCAGGAGGGGCGTTTGGCTCGATGGTACTTGCGAGTAATTTAGTAGCCAATCCAAATGGCTATTCTGTAGTCGGCGGGTATGGGGCTTCAGGCAACCCAAGCAGCGCCAATATCAAGTGGGAGCTTAATAGCCGTACTGGTACAGTCCGAGCTGCGGGCACGCTATCAAGTGCGCAACCGTTTACTGCCTATGCTCAGTACTTCGAAAGCATAGATGGAAACCCCATTGTCACGGGCCTGCTTGTCACTCTTGACGGAGACAAAATCCGCGTGGCTGAGGAAGGAGACGATATTCTTGGCGCTATTTCTGAAACAGCAGGGGTGGTTCTTGGAGAATCGGCACTTTATTGGCAAGGCAGATACTTAACTAACGAATTTGGCGGTATTGTCTATGAGCCGCAAACAATCCGCACGTATGATGTCGATGAAGACGGCAATACGCTTCCTACGTATACAGAAGAGGTTGTCGAACTGCCGCTAGAAAACCCTCAATATGACCCAAGCCTGCCTTACACTCCACGCAGTAAGCGCAAAGAGTGGAATATCGTCGGGCTAACTGGCCAAATTCACGTCTGTGTCTCTGACTCCGTCCAGCCAGGAGATTATGTAAAAGCCAACGGTGGAATAGGCGTGCCAGGAGAAAATGGATCGATAAAAGTCATGCGCCTTACAAAAGCGTACGATGAGGACAAGGGATATGGTGTCGCTTTGTGTTTTATCAAGTAA
- a CDS encoding YgzB family protein, producing MKLKYTNKINKIRTFALSLVFVGILIMYVGIFFKEHPVIMVIAMILGFLAVIASTVVYFFIGLLSTRAVPVICPSCEKQTKVLGRVDACMHCDQPLTMDRSLEGKEFDEAYNSRASKKSQT from the coding sequence ATGAAGCTAAAGTATACAAACAAAATCAACAAAATACGCACATTCGCACTAAGCTTAGTGTTTGTCGGGATCCTCATTATGTACGTCGGCATCTTCTTTAAAGAGCATCCAGTCATTATGGTCATCGCTATGATACTCGGTTTTCTAGCCGTTATCGCTAGTACAGTTGTCTATTTTTTTATTGGCCTTCTTTCGACGCGAGCGGTTCCTGTCATATGCCCGTCATGCGAAAAGCAAACAAAAGTACTCGGCCGTGTCGATGCGTGCATGCATTGCGATCAGCCACTAACGATGGACCGTTCACTTGAAGGGAAGGAATTTGACGAAGCTTACAATTCTCGTGCTTCCAAAAAGTCACAAACATAA
- the bcp gene encoding thioredoxin-dependent thiol peroxidase, with the protein MVRQGEKAPDFELPANGGKTIRLSDYKGSYIVLYFYPKDMTPGCTTEACDFRDQTEAFKKEGAIVLGVSPDPADKHDKFAEKHGLPFPLVADEDLEAAKAYGVWQLKKNFGKEYMGIVRSTFVIGKDFTVLKEWRNVKVKNHVDDVLAFVKEQNDG; encoded by the coding sequence ATGGTACGACAAGGAGAAAAAGCACCTGATTTTGAACTGCCAGCAAATGGCGGAAAGACGATTCGTTTGTCTGATTACAAAGGCTCTTACATCGTCCTTTATTTTTACCCGAAAGATATGACCCCTGGCTGCACGACGGAAGCGTGTGATTTTCGCGACCAAACTGAAGCCTTTAAAAAAGAGGGAGCGATCGTACTAGGTGTAAGCCCCGATCCGGCAGACAAACATGACAAATTTGCAGAAAAACATGGTCTGCCTTTTCCGCTTGTAGCAGATGAAGATTTGGAGGCTGCAAAAGCGTACGGAGTTTGGCAGCTTAAAAAGAACTTTGGCAAGGAGTACATGGGCATTGTTCGCTCTACGTTTGTAATTGGCAAAGACTTTACGGTTCTCAAAGAATGGCGCAATGTAAAAGTGAAAAACCATGTTGATGACGTACTCGCTTTTGTTAAGGAACAAAATGATGGGTGA
- a CDS encoding NAD(P)-dependent oxidoreductase: MGEKASVVFFMKQTEERQELLKHSFENTSFYFPDKKGVPSDQILKTADVLVTFGDDITESLVSKAPSLKWIHVMSAGIEGLPLRLLHDRGVLVTNSRGIHAEPMSEHAIWAMLDYVKNATRYRALQQNKQWDKSIKPKELTGMTAVFLGTGAIASKTAERASVFGMQTIGVNTDGRPQKHFEQTFSMEEWHKALRKADVLINILPYTEQTHGILNKEAFKQLKGRTVFINLGRGKSVVETDLLDALKLKQIEHAYLDVFAEEPLPIDSPLWDDEAVTMTPHVSAATSHYMKRALVIFMENLKAFINNEDLKNVVCFEKGY, translated from the coding sequence ATGGGTGAGAAAGCATCGGTTGTTTTCTTTATGAAACAAACAGAAGAAAGGCAGGAGCTACTTAAACACTCTTTTGAAAATACGTCCTTTTATTTTCCTGATAAGAAAGGTGTTCCTAGCGATCAAATTTTAAAAACGGCGGATGTTCTAGTTACGTTTGGCGACGATATTACGGAATCGCTTGTGAGCAAAGCGCCTTCGCTTAAGTGGATTCATGTCATGTCTGCTGGCATTGAAGGGTTGCCTCTTCGCCTTTTGCATGATAGAGGCGTGTTGGTGACCAATAGCAGAGGCATTCATGCTGAGCCGATGTCCGAACACGCCATTTGGGCGATGCTTGATTACGTAAAAAACGCTACTCGCTATCGGGCGTTGCAACAAAACAAACAATGGGATAAAAGCATCAAGCCGAAAGAACTTACAGGGATGACAGCCGTTTTTCTTGGCACAGGCGCCATCGCTTCAAAAACAGCTGAACGGGCAAGCGTGTTTGGCATGCAAACAATCGGCGTTAATACAGACGGCCGTCCGCAAAAACATTTTGAGCAGACGTTTTCCATGGAAGAGTGGCATAAAGCATTAAGGAAGGCAGATGTTCTGATCAACATTCTTCCTTATACAGAACAGACGCATGGTATTTTGAATAAAGAGGCGTTTAAGCAACTTAAGGGGCGCACGGTATTTATTAATTTGGGTAGAGGGAAATCGGTAGTTGAAACGGATTTACTTGATGCATTAAAATTAAAACAAATCGAACACGCTTATCTGGATGTTTTTGCAGAAGAGCCGCTCCCCATTGATTCACCTTTGTGGGACGATGAAGCAGTGACGATGACCCCTCATGTTTCGGCAGCAACATCCCATTACATGAAAAGGGCTCTTGTTATTTTTATGGAAAACTTAAAAGCCTTTATAAACAACGAGGACCTTAAAAATGTTGTTTGTTTTGAAAAAGGATACTAA
- a CDS encoding TetR/AcrR family transcriptional regulator, with protein MRDIKKREITSSYIIQAAYELFAEHGIERTSLGMISKRVGITKSSIYYHFATKEELISRTFEYIFRDHYFAAYFDTESIHKDNFMETIIRGGLKMLPSDDEEHRSTLRVLSEFTMLAERDEQFKTPLFKVQQDFVDGFFHLLSKGAEWSLVEPAKIEVNSKILALLIDNLSRCKMMKMDLDYPIIWEEAVYRMIGKIDNS; from the coding sequence CTGAGGGATATTAAGAAAAGAGAAATTACATCTAGTTATATTATCCAAGCAGCCTATGAGCTCTTTGCAGAGCATGGGATAGAGAGAACGAGTTTAGGTATGATTTCAAAAAGAGTAGGAATAACGAAATCGTCCATATACTACCACTTCGCCACAAAAGAAGAGTTGATTAGCCGAACATTTGAGTATATTTTTAGGGATCATTATTTTGCTGCTTATTTTGATACGGAGTCCATTCATAAAGACAATTTTATGGAGACGATCATTAGAGGCGGATTAAAAATGCTGCCAAGTGATGATGAAGAGCATCGTTCAACATTGAGAGTACTTAGTGAGTTTACGATGCTAGCTGAGCGTGATGAGCAATTTAAAACTCCCTTGTTTAAAGTTCAACAAGATTTTGTAGACGGTTTTTTCCATCTCTTATCAAAGGGCGCTGAATGGAGTCTTGTCGAACCTGCCAAAATCGAAGTTAACTCTAAAATTCTTGCCCTGCTTATTGATAATTTGTCCAGATGTAAGATGATGAAGATGGATTTGGACTATCCAATCATTTGGGAAGAGGCTGTTTATAGAATGATTGGGAAGATAGATAACAGCTAA
- the perR gene encoding peroxide-responsive transcriptional repressor PerR — protein MANRGLSEAIDALKSTRVRMTPQRHAILEFLYESMTHPTADEIYKALEGRFPNMSVATVYNNLRVFKEVGIVKELSYGDASSRFDCVTSNHYHVICTQCGKIVDFHYPGLDEVETLAEHVTGFEVDNHRMEIYGVCPDCKKAR, from the coding sequence ATGGCTAATCGAGGCTTATCGGAAGCAATTGATGCGCTTAAAAGCACACGAGTGCGTATGACACCGCAGCGCCACGCGATTTTGGAGTTTTTGTATGAATCAATGACACACCCTACAGCGGATGAAATTTATAAAGCATTAGAAGGGCGCTTCCCGAATATGAGCGTAGCGACTGTATATAACAATCTGCGTGTTTTTAAGGAAGTTGGCATTGTAAAAGAGTTATCGTATGGCGACGCTTCAAGCCGTTTTGATTGCGTGACAAGCAACCATTACCATGTCATTTGCACGCAATGCGGTAAAATTGTTGACTTCCATTATCCTGGACTAGATGAAGTGGAAACCCTTGCAGAGCATGTGACAGGTTTTGAAGTTGACAATCATCGCATGGAAATTTACGGCGTATGCCCAGATTGCAAAAAAGCGCGTTAA